CGATCAAGGACTATGTGACGCCGGAGCAGATCGCCGACCAGATCCTGTTCATGTGCAGCCCGCGCGGCAAGACGATTTCCGGGCAGGCGATCTCGGTCTGCGGCGATACCCAGATGCTGGGATGAGCGAGAGAGGATGGCTGGCCGGTTAGCGGCTGTCCTGCTCCGCCGCGCCGCCTGCATTGAGTGCGGAATAGATCAGGCCCAGGATCACGCTATAGGACAGCACCATCAGCAGCGAAAATACGGCCGGCTGAAAGCCGAGGCCGGCTTGAGTGGCGAACAGGCCGCGCCCCAGCATCGGAAAGAACACGAGGCCCATCAAGATCCAGCCGAGCACACCGAAGACGAATCCCTTGGCGGCGCCGCTTTGACCCGGCAACAACGGGTAGGCGTGGCCGAACAGGAAGCCGAGCACGACAGAACCGTTCAGGAACGAAAGCGCCCATAGAACCGACGGATGGACCGCGCTTCCCACCAACTGGCTCAGGGTCTGCTGCAGTTCGTCATAGGGCTGGAACGACGGCAGCCAGCCCATTCTGGATTTCAGGAACATCAGGCCGGAATGAGCAAGGCTTCCGCACAACCCGGCAAATGTCGTTCTCCAGAACCGGTCAGCGTTCATGGGGGATTGCGGCGGCTGTGGCGATCATCTTTCAGCCTTTAGCATATATCAACGATGCCGGGATCGATTTGCCGCCGCTGATGTCACCAAATGGTAGCCGACGCAAACGCAGCGTTTCCAGTTCTGCATTTTCCTCCGGCGAACGGCTTGAGCGGGAATGTTCTGCCGGCCACCTCGCGCGAGATAGCCAAAGCAGCTAAAAGCATCGCATGATTCCATGGAAGCAGATCGATATCGCTCGCGTGCCTGGCGCAGAGGTCGAACTTCGCCTGATGCAGCGCGGCGACGAATTCTCCATGAAGATCGGGCCGAACGAATTGATGAACAGCCGTCTCAGCGGGTCGGAGGAGGCGCTGGCCACGCTCGCCTGCCGAAGGCTGGAAGCCATCAAGGCGCCGCACCTTCTGATCGGCGGGCTCGGCAT
The genomic region above belongs to Bradyrhizobium sediminis and contains:
- a CDS encoding DUF6789 family protein produces the protein MNADRFWRTTFAGLCGSLAHSGLMFLKSRMGWLPSFQPYDELQQTLSQLVGSAVHPSVLWALSFLNGSVVLGFLFGHAYPLLPGQSGAAKGFVFGVLGWILMGLVFFPMLGRGLFATQAGLGFQPAVFSLLMVLSYSVILGLIYSALNAGGAAEQDSR